A region of the Agrobacterium sp. RAC06 genome:
GACATGGGCCGTGCCGCAGCCAAGACTGATCGGTTTGCCAAGCTTTTCGATGATGCGGGAGGCGAGGCCCGCAGCGCTTTGCGGATCGTCGCCAGACATATGGAGGATCGCAAATTCGTCGCCGCCGATGCGCGCCAGGGTGTCCGTCTCACCGCGGATCTGGCTCAGAATGCTGGCAATGGCGCGCAGCAGTTCGTCGCCGCCGGCATGGCCGAAATTGTCGTTGATGTGCTTGAAGCGATCGAGATCCAGCAGCAGGACCGAGAAAGGGTCGCCGAAGCGCTGATAACGCGATACCGCGCGTTCGAAATCTTCGGAAAGGAGAACCCGGTTGCCGACTTCCGTCAACGGATCATGCCGGGCCATGTGTTCGATGCGCAGACGGCTTTCGCGGCTTGCCGTGACATCGCGACCTACTCCGCGATAGCCGCAGAACTGCCCTTCGTCGTCCTGTATTGCCTTTGCCGTCAAGGACCAGATCGCCAGTTCCCCTCCCAGTTCGACACAGATATCCTGATCACGGAAGGACTGTCTCGTCTCCAGACAGGTGATGAAGTTCTCCCTGCAGTCCATGCCCTCGATCCCGACGGCGGCGAAGGGCATGATCGCGGCGAGCGGCTTGCCGATCACCATGGCTTCGGGGACCTGCATCTGTTCGTAGAAACGGTTGGAGGCGCGAACCAGGTTGATATCTTCGTCGGTGCCCCACAACCAGTCCGCCGCATTCTCTTCGAAGTCGTTCAGCAAGAGATTGATGACGTCTCGCTGTTCGTCGGCTGCAAGTTTGGCCCGGACGCGCTCCGTGAGGCTTCGGCAGACCGCGAGTGACGAGCGGATGATGATCGCGGCGAAGATAAGGTAGAGGACGAAGAGATAGGCGCCGACAATGGTCGGATCGCGGGAGAGCGCGATCGCGGCCCCGACGGCAACGGTGCCGCAAAAGACGATCGATGCCGGCGGGATGGTCGCCAGGGCGAAGCCGCCGCCACCGGCCATTCCGACGGTGAGCGCGATCAGGACCATGCGCTGTGTTTCGTCCGCCGTGTGGTAGGCGGCCACATCGAGGGCTGCCCAAAGGCCGCTCAGGATCGCGGCATAAATGATCGCGCGAACTGTTCCGCGCAGGCTTGCCCGCTCGCGCATGCCGCGTTTGCGATTGCGCCACCAGGAAAGGGTTGTAAAGGCCACTACAGTCAGGATCAGGCCGCAGATCACATAGACTTCGGTTGCGGACGGGCTGCCGTAAAAGGCAAAAACTGTAAGGACCGCGTTGCAGAGGTTGGCCGCCATCATCCACGGCGTACTGGTGCCGACGACCGACAGTCGGACTGCGCGGATACGTTCTGCCTCTTCCGCCGTCTGGTCACCTTCACCAAGGCGCAGGAAGCGGTCGTACAGGTTCGCAATCGGTGCCGCGACATACGCGGAAAACATCTTCTGCATACGGAAGTTCGTAGCAGAGACATTTTAAGTCTCAGTAAATTAGGAATATCACCTTGTTCGGATCTCGATGGATTCGAACTGTGTTCTGAACAATACATGCCGCTTCAGGTGCGGATGTGTTTCGGGGACCTTGGGATGATCGAAATCCTGGCCAATCAGACGCTGCATGCCGATCCTTTGCATGACAGCGATCGAGCGGTGATTGCGGTCCACGGCAAAGGCATGGACGTCGGGCAAGCGGAGGTCGGCGCGCGCGTATTCAATCAGGCGAGATGCCGCTTCGGTAACGTAGCCTCGACCCCAGAAGCGGGTGGCCAGCCGCCAGCCGATCTCGATTGCTCCCTCGGGCAGGATGCCGGGAAGGTCCACGGGTGAGAGGCCGCAGAAGCCCATCGCTTCGTTGGTTACACGATCGGTCAGCGCGTAGAAGCCAAGACCCGTTTCGCTGATCATGTCCCGGTTCCGGTCGAACAGGATGTCGCATTCGGCATGGCTGCGGCGGAGCGGGAAGAACTCCATGACTTTTTCGTCGCGGTTGATCTCGTAGAACAGGTTGCGATCCTCGTCCTGCCAGTTGCGCAGGATCAGCCTCTCCGTCTCGACGATCAGCATGATCAACCCTTATTCGGTCACGAAGTCCGACTTGCGGTAGCCCTGCAGATAGAGAAGCGCGGTGAGATCGCCGTGGTCGATGCGGATCTTCGCCTCGGCGGCTACGGCCGGCTTGGCATGCAAAGCGACGCCGGAGCCGGCGATGCCGAGCATGCCCAGATCGTTGGCGCCGTCTCCGACGGCAATTGTCTCGTTCGGGCTGATGCCGAGGCGGCCTGCGATGTCGAGCAGGGAATCCACCTTGGCCTGCTTGCCGAGGATCGGTTCGGCAACCTCGCCGGTCAGGACGCCGTCCTGCTCGATCAAGATGTTGGCGCGGTTCTCATCGAAACCGAGCATGGTGGCGATCGGTCCGGTAAAGACGGTGAAGCCACCGGAGACGAGTGCGGTGTAGCCGCCTTTCGCCTTCATCGTCGCAATCAGTTCCTTGCCGCCCGGCGTCAGCGTAATGCGCTTTTCAATGACCTCGCCGACGACCGAGATCGGCAAGCCCTTCAACAGCGCCACACGTTCGCGCAGGGCCGGTTCGAAAGCGATCTCGCCGTTCATGGCGCGGGCCGTGATCTGGGAGACCTTGTCCTTTAGGCCGACCTCGGCTGCCAGTTCGTCGATGCATTCCTGGCCGATCATCGTCGAATCCATGTCGGCGATCAGGAAGGACTTGCGGCGGGTATCGGCATCCTGGACCGCGACATCGACGGGCTGACCCTCCAGCGCCTGCCGCAGGGCGCGTTCGGCCTCGATCGGATCAGTGCCATCGGGAAGGGGTATGTCGCAGGCGATCCCGTCGGCCAGCCAGTAGAGGCGCGAGGACGCGACGGCCTCGGTGGCCTTCTCGGCGAGGGCCCGGCTCAGAACAGGGTTTGACGGATTGGCGACAAGCGTGGCAACCAAGGCCATGATGGAAGATCCTGACAAGAACAATGACGCGATCCTGATAACCGGGCCGACCGCCAGCGGCAAGTCTGCGCTCGCGCTTCAATTCGCCCGTCGCCATAACGGCGTCGTCATCAATGCCGACAGCATGCAGGTCTACGACACGCTACG
Encoded here:
- a CDS encoding putative bifunctional diguanylate cyclase/phosphodiesterase → MQKMFSAYVAAPIANLYDRFLRLGEGDQTAEEAERIRAVRLSVVGTSTPWMMAANLCNAVLTVFAFYGSPSATEVYVICGLILTVVAFTTLSWWRNRKRGMRERASLRGTVRAIIYAAILSGLWAALDVAAYHTADETQRMVLIALTVGMAGGGGFALATIPPASIVFCGTVAVGAAIALSRDPTIVGAYLFVLYLIFAAIIIRSSLAVCRSLTERVRAKLAADEQRDVINLLLNDFEENAADWLWGTDEDINLVRASNRFYEQMQVPEAMVIGKPLAAIMPFAAVGIEGMDCRENFITCLETRQSFRDQDICVELGGELAIWSLTAKAIQDDEGQFCGYRGVGRDVTASRESRLRIEHMARHDPLTEVGNRVLLSEDFERAVSRYQRFGDPFSVLLLDLDRFKHINDNFGHAGGDELLRAIASILSQIRGETDTLARIGGDEFAILHMSGDDPQSAAGLASRIIEKLGKPISLGCGTAHVGVSIGIACAPIDGTDPDQLMRNADLALYRAKTDGRNRYRFFDSSLDAAARRRNLIEQELALAVAQESLTVNFQPLVDAQSRQVVCAEALLRWNHPTLGPISPGEFIPIAEESGQIGAIGSWVLRQACKHAVNWPDHIRVAVNLSSRQFLSPGLLPLVEGALKQNRLPAHRLELEVTESLLMETTIGVEQTLASLARLGLRIALDDFGTGFSSLSYLRQYRFDKLKIDQSFISDLETNADSRAIVDSVIRLARDLRMSVAAEGVETRGQFDLLRQMSCGEIQGFLAGRPMPVDQFEEYLRQNSTSVERLYA
- a CDS encoding GNAT family N-acetyltransferase, which encodes MLIVETERLILRNWQDEDRNLFYEINRDEKVMEFFPLRRSHAECDILFDRNRDMISETGLGFYALTDRVTNEAMGFCGLSPVDLPGILPEGAIEIGWRLATRFWGRGYVTEAASRLIEYARADLRLPDVHAFAVDRNHRSIAVMQRIGMQRLIGQDFDHPKVPETHPHLKRHVLFRTQFESIEIRTR
- the serB gene encoding phosphoserine phosphatase SerB, encoding MALVATLVANPSNPVLSRALAEKATEAVASSRLYWLADGIACDIPLPDGTDPIEAERALRQALEGQPVDVAVQDADTRRKSFLIADMDSTMIGQECIDELAAEVGLKDKVSQITARAMNGEIAFEPALRERVALLKGLPISVVGEVIEKRITLTPGGKELIATMKAKGGYTALVSGGFTVFTGPIATMLGFDENRANILIEQDGVLTGEVAEPILGKQAKVDSLLDIAGRLGISPNETIAVGDGANDLGMLGIAGSGVALHAKPAVAAEAKIRIDHGDLTALLYLQGYRKSDFVTE